A genomic window from Bos javanicus breed banteng chromosome 13, ARS-OSU_banteng_1.0, whole genome shotgun sequence includes:
- the MKKS gene encoding molecular chaperone MKKS yields the protein MSRLEAKKPSICRSDPLTGERARASLAALKGLVMSCYGPAGRLKQLHNGRGGSVVTTSQSAALLAGLPVSHPVLKVLTAAVRNHVACFSDGGLFTAILCCNLVENVQRLGLAPTTVIKLNKHLLSLCTSYLKSEGCACRIPVDFSSTQILLSLVRSILTSKPACMLIAKEVDHISTLILRAFLLTIPENAQEHIILGKSIIVPLKGQRVIDSAVLPGILIEVSEVQLMKILPIKKSDSFKVALFCVSLSGDLSDTGEGTLLVSYGVSLENAALDQLFNLGKQLVSDHVDLVLCQKVIHPSLKQFLRTHHVIAVDRIGVSLMEPLSKVTGTWPIGSLGSISPSSYGSVKDLCIAKFGCKHFFHLIPNKTTICSLLLCNRNDTAWDELKLTCQTALHALQLTIKDPYVLLGGGCTETHLVAYIRHKTRNEPESVLRDERCSQTELQLITEAFCSALESLAGSLEHDGGEILTDSKYGHFWSVQANLPSAVNWPDLPSRCGCGLYSSQEELSWSFLRSARHPFPPQTCLSREATGSADTLTLDCFTAKLSGLQVAVETASLILDLSCVIEDTN from the exons ATGTCTCGTTTAGAAGCTAAAAAGCCCTCTATCTGCAGAAGTGACCCCCTGACGGGCGAGCGTGCCAGGGCCAGCCTGGCGGCCTTGAAGGGCCTTGTCATGTCGTGCTACGGCCCAGCGGGCAGGCTGAAGCAGCTGCACAACGGCCGGGGCGGCTCCGTGGTCACCACGTCCCAGTCGGCTGCCCTTCTCGCCGGCCTGCCCGTCAGCCACCCCGTGTTAAAGGTCCTGACGGCCGCCGTGCGGAATCACGTGGCCTGCTTCAGCGATGGCGGCTTATTCACAGCCATTCTTTGCTGCAACCTTGTCGAAAATGTTCAGAGACTAGGCTTGGCACCCACCACGgttattaagttaaataagcatctTTTGAGCCTCTGCACCAGTTACTTGAAATCTGAGGGCTGTGCTTGCCGAATCCCAGTCGACTTTAGTAGCACCCAGATCCTCCTGAGTTTGGTACGCAGCATATTAACAAGTAAACCTGCCTGCATGCTCATCGCAAAGGAAGTTGACCATATCAGTACTCTGATTCTGAGAGCCTTTCTGCTTACAATTCCAGAGAACGCCCAAGAGCACATCATTTTAGGAAAGAGTATAATTGTTCCTTTAAAAGGGCAAAGGGTTATAGATTCTGCTGTGTTACCTGGAATACTTATTGAAGTATCAGAAGTTCAATTGATGAAGATACTACCTATCAAAAAATCAGATTCCTTCAAGGTGGCCCTCTTTTGTGTGTCTTTATCCGGAGACCTTTCTGATACTGGAGAAGGAACACTGTTGGTCAGTTACGGAGTTTCTCTTGAAAATGCAGCTCTGGACCAGTTGTTTAACCTAGGAAAACAACTAGTTAGTGACCATGTAGATCTTGTCTTGTGTCAAAAAGTTATACACCCATCTTTGAAACAGTTTCTCAGAACTCATCATGTTATTGCTGTAGACAGAATTGGCGTGTCTCTGATGGAACCCCTGAGTAAAGTGACAG gaacatGGCCTATTGGTTCCCTGGGCTCAATCTCCCCCAGTAGTTATGGAAGTGTAAAAGATTTGTGCATTGCAAAGTTTGGctgcaaacatttttttcatcttattcCTAACAAAACAACTATCTGTAGCCTGCTTCTCTGCAACAGAAATGACACAGCCTGGGATGAGCTGAAG cTCACGTGTCAAACAGCACTGCATGCTTTGCAGTTAACAATCAAGGACCCGTATGTTTTGTTGGGAGGTGGCTGTACTGAAACTCATCTGGTGGCATATATCAGACACAAG ACCCGTAATGAGCCAGAAAGTGTTCTTCGAGATGAGAGATGCTCTCAGACAGAACTCCAGCTGATCACTGAAGCATTCTGCAGCGCACTTGAATCTCTCGCTGGCTCTCTAGAGCACGACGGAGGTGAAATTCTTACCGATAGCAAATACGGACACTTCTGGTCGGTTCAGGCCAATTTGCCTTCTGCTGTGAACTGGCCAGATTTGCCTTCCAGATGTGGCTGTGGACTCTACAGCAGCCAGGAAGAACTCAGCTGGTCCTTCCTAAGAAGTGCTCGTCATCCCTTCCCACCGCAAACCTGCCTTTCCCGTGAAGCCACAGGCTCGGCTGACACCCTGACCTTGGACTGCTTTACCGCGAAGCTTAGTGGCCTGCAGGTGGCTGTGGAGACTGCCAGTTTGATTTTGGATCTTTCATGTGTCATTGAAGATACAAACTGA
- the LOC133258908 gene encoding uncharacterized LOC128706666 homolog, giving the protein MKNSSWIRKNWLLVAVVSFIGVHLGTYFIQRAAKQSVKSQPEGKQKNLNNEVK; this is encoded by the coding sequence atgaaaaatagCAGTTGGATCAGAAAGAACTGGCTTCTTGTAGCTGTGGTTTCCTTCATAGGTGTCCATCTTGGAACGTATTTTATACAGAGGGCTGCAAAACAGTCTGTAAAGTCTCAGCCTGAAGGCAAACAAAAGAATTTGaataatgaagtaaaataa